CGGCGGTCCGACAGCCGCCGGCGCGATGGGGTGCCCGCCTCACCAGTCTTACCCCGCGCGAGCGAGACGAATACTGGCCCTTCGGTGCGGCCGCTCAGCAATTCCACCCACGCCTTGTAAGCCCGAATGGGGCAAAACAGCGGATTGGAAGCGTAGAAAACCGCTTTTTGCTCCAATTCTCCCGCCTGGTTGGTCTTGCTTTTGGGCAAGCTCAGCACCAGGGCCGCATCGGTCAGCTCGACGTGCTCCAGGTTCAGGCCCACCAACTCGGAGCGGCGGAAGGCCCCCGTGAAGCCTATTAAGCGTGAAGCCTATTAAGAAGGATTGCGCGCGCGCGTACACCCTCGGGCCTATTCAAGTCAAGCTCGGCAATGCATTTTTTGAGGTGGGCTACCGAAAACGCCGGGGCCTGCTTCTGCTTTTTGCCCACCACACGCGCGACGCCCTTGCGCAGCACGTCGAGCGCCGGCGCGCTGATGGCCGAGGGCAGCCCCCGCAACTGGTGGTTTTTCTCGATGGCGGCCAGGTGCCGGTTGATGGTGGCCAGCTTGCGGGGGATGTCGGCTAGGTGGGCGACGTAGCTGGCGAGCGTAGCCACGGCCGCCGGCCAGGGCGTGAACTCGTGCGCGGCACAGAAAGCCTCGTAGCTCCGCAAGTCGGCCGAGTACGCGAGTCGAGTATTCTCGGCGCCTTCAAGACCCAAGGTTAAGTAACGACCGACGTTCGGCGCGACCTGGCCGGCCAGGTCGTTGGCCAGCGCCAGAGCCGGCAGGTCGCCGGTCACGGCCAGCAGGTTCTTTTTTCCCGTTGAAGCCATGTTCTTTGGGGCACTTACAAAAGTTGAGGCAAAAGCTGAGGGTCGCAAGAGCAGCTCAAAGGTAGGCAAAACTTAGGTCCGATAATGAACAGTTATGGTACCTAAGTTTGGAAAACTAGTGTCAATTATTTAGGGATGTGTAAATTGTAGAAGTAAATGAGCATAGGTAGAAGAAGATGAGCACGAGTAGAAGTAAATGAGCACGAGTAATTGCTAATATACCTTACATTTAGTCACTTCAATACATTCATTAATCTAATAGGAATAGCGAACCGTTAACATGGCTGGAAGTGGGTTCTTCGGAGGTTTGCCGTCCCCGGTTTCGCCGGGTCTCGCAACCACCCAGTATCAGTTAGTAGAAGTAGGTCCTGTCCGCGCACAGCAAGCCAACCACCTCGAGCCCGAGGCCCTAGTGTACTTTAGCCCACTCCAGCACGGGGCGCGCGCGACCCATGAGGCGGAGCGCATTCAACAACCCATTCCGATGCAGTTGGCGACACTGCTCGTTCCCGGGACGGTCTGGTCGGCGAGCGGCGAGCTGCTAGATGAAGGGAGTGATACCTATACCGGGCGCCGTCAGTTGGTGCTGGGAAAGCAAGCACCCGATGTGGGCCGTTTGGCGGACTTGTTCCCTTTGGAAAACAGTCGCCCCGGGTTTCTCCAGGCGGCTTGCCCCGACGCTTGGTACGCTATTATAAAGGGGCATAAGGAGCAGCTACTGGTTCCGTGCTTCGAATTACTGCGCGCCTTCTGTTACCAAGGGGCCGGGGGATTGAGCAACTTCCTGTTTTCTCGGTTACCCCTCGACGCCCTGTGTTGGCCCATTGCGGCACCTTCCACAAGCACTGCTTTTACCGCTCACCTGTGCGTCGCAGCGGCCTCCCTGGGCGGGCAGGAAGCCATCGTTTTAGCGGAACTTTTGTTTAATTCGCCGTACCGTGCCAGCATTGAGCAGGCCCATCGCTACCTCGCAACCACGTGGCATGCGTGCGAGGCCAACCGCGAAATCGCACAAGCTTTTGCCAAGGTTTATTTACAATTGGGCCGGAACGTCAAAGCGAGTGCTTGGGGGGTATCCTTTGCGGTTGGCAAACAGCATTATTTCTGGGTTAGCCGGCTTCTTCCATCGCCGGCCTGGCACTCGTTTAAAGCGGTAGTGTACCACCCGCTGGGGGCTGGCTCGAGGAACGCGAGCCCTTTTTCTGCGCTGCCACACCCCGCGTTTCGGGACATGTTGCAAGGGCGCAGGCCTACCCCGAAGACGTTGCCAGCGGCGGGGGTACCGGAAGGTTTTCGGCAGTTCGGCCGCGGCGGTCACGACCCGTTGCTGCCGGCTGCTTATATTCCCGTCACCCAGGATTTTCCATGGGCCGCGCGGCTTTTGATATCGCGTCCACCCGTTTTTGCGGACCCGAAAGTAGTCGACACTTTGTGGGCGCGACCCGGTTACGCACTGGTAGGGGAAGCCGACCCGTTGCCCGCGAATCTGTTATTTCAGCAAGCGTGCACGCACTTGCAGCAACGTGGCTGCTTGGTAAACGTCCTTGAAATCAATAATCCCGGCCGTCACTTGGGGCCGGGCCGCTCGCTTTTCCCCTACGCCTGCGCGCCAAATCGGATGACCCACTTGCCGGATGGGCGATACCGGCCCTTGAGCATCGCCCACGTTCAATGGGGTGGCGGACATTTTTACTTGCTCAACGTCTTGGACAGCCCGGAGTTTGTCTTGTGTTATCAAAAAAATCTAACCCGGGCATCCTCCAAAGCATTGACGGCCTTGCTGCTGGCCGCCGTCAAGTTAAACGTTCAATGGAACCGCCTCACGCGCCGCCCGCAGTACCGCGACAGTCACGAGGTGATTGTTTTCGAACTGGAATTGGGCATCGCTTGGCTTTCGGAATCAATTCATGTGGTGTTGAAGCATGCGGTAGCGTACTACAATCAGGCAGTTGAGTTTTTCAGGCAGATAGAAAATTTAAATTTAACCGAGGCTACGTCCGACGCCGAGCAATTAAAATTGATTGATGGCGTACGGCATAGCACCGGTAAAATACAATACCCGGGTAACCAAATTGGTGAGCCATCTATCCGACTAGAATGAGTTTTTATGCCCTGCCTCCCCTTCAGACAGGGTGAATATGCGGCTTCGTTTCATCGGCTGGCTCTGACGGGACCGTCCCCTGAAGCAAGCGCCGAACTGTGGTCTTGTGGAATTCTTTGCCCCGACGCGTGCGGTAGCCGTGCGCGTTTAATTCGCCCGCAATCCCCTCCAACGTGAGCCCGTCCCGGCGCAGCAACGTGGCCAGCCGGCGGGCCTGCTTGTTGGGTACGGCCTCCTGTGCGTTGCGCTGCACTACCGCCCGGCCCAGGGCACGCGATTCGGGGGTAAAGTTTTCGGGCTTGCCCAGCGTAAAGCCCCGGGCCTTTTTAGCGGATAGGCCCCGTTTGGTGGAGTCGGAAATATCCTTGGCCCCTTTCTGGGCCACGGCGGCCAGGATGTTGATGGTGAATTCGTCGGCGTTGGGGATGTCGCAGGCCTTGAAGCGGACCCGCTCTTCCATCAGCTTCGAGGTGAAGTAGACACTGCGAGCCAGGCGCGACATCTCGGCCACGAGTAGCGTGGCCCCGGCGGTCCGGGTCTCCACGATGGCTTTCGCCATCTCCGGCCGGTTGTTCTTGCGTCCGCTCTCGACCTCGATGTATTCGGACACAATCCGGTCGCCGGGCTGCAGGAAACGGTGGGCGATGAGGCGCTGGCCTTCGAGGCCGAGGCCGCTCTGGCCCTGGCGCAAGGTCGAGGCCCGCAGGTATAGTACATAATTCATCGGCAGGAGGGCATGGGTATAAATTCCAGTACAAAAGTACGCAGGTTACGTTCTTAGAACGACCGTTCTTAGCACGTAACTTTAACCAATATTCTGCATTTTCGCGTTGGCACTCCTTATATACAATATACATGGACTACATTCTCTACCGCGGCCTTCAAGGCCAAGGTCAGAGTGGCCTCGGCCTCGAAGGCCAGCGCCTCATTGCCCTTGGTTTTTTAGGGGTTATATGCCTGCCATAACCCGGAGACAAAATTCGCAAACCCTATATTAACCAGCTGTCCAACTTCGTGTCGAAAACCAGGGCGACGCGCAGCATCCCGGCGGTGAGCGTTTTGGCAATTTTCGCGCCGTTTCCCGAACACCTGACCTTGGGCAATCCCAGCAGTATCAATAAGCCTTTGACACTCCACATTGCCCGCTA
This genomic stretch from Hymenobacter sp. PAMC 26628 harbors:
- a CDS encoding site-specific integrase: MASTGKKNLLAVTGDLPALALANDLAGQVAPNVGRYLTLGLEGAENTRLAYSADLRSYEAFCAAHEFTPWPAAVATLASYVAHLADIPRKLATINRHLAAIEKNHQLRGLPSAISAPALDVLRKGVARVVGKKQKQAPAFSVAHLKKCIAELDLNRPEGVRARAILLNRLHA
- a CDS encoding recombinase family protein; this translates as MNYVLYLRASTLRQGQSGLGLEGQRLIAHRFLQPGDRIVSEYIEVESGRKNNRPEMAKAIVETRTAGATLLVAEMSRLARSVYFTSKLMEERVRFKACDIPNADEFTINILAAVAQKGAKDISDSTKRGLSAKKARGFTLGKPENFTPESRALGRAVVQRNAQEAVPNKQARRLATLLRRDGLTLEGIAGELNAHGYRTRRGKEFHKTTVRRLLQGTVPSEPADETKPHIHPV